One window from the genome of Paenibacillus azoreducens encodes:
- a CDS encoding PadR family transcriptional regulator has protein sequence MSTVRLLVLGSILRRGISHGYAVYNDLTSWRAETWTNVKPGSIYHALEKLEAQGMTRTEASNDQVKLGPSRTEYSITAVGKAEFKSLLESALQNFEIQTFAVGIAYMDMLPRPHVIRLLQNRASALKESAAFLTTLPTEEMPTDPSKHPELVGLWKNYLESEIANTLRLIHSIESGKYAFADEQRGGIES, from the coding sequence ATGTCGACGGTAAGATTGCTTGTATTGGGATCGATTTTGCGAAGGGGCATCAGCCATGGTTATGCGGTTTATAATGACCTGACTTCCTGGCGTGCCGAAACCTGGACGAACGTAAAACCGGGATCTATTTATCATGCCTTGGAGAAACTTGAGGCGCAGGGAATGACTCGAACGGAAGCTTCAAACGACCAGGTCAAGCTGGGGCCTTCGCGCACGGAATACAGCATCACTGCTGTCGGGAAAGCCGAATTTAAATCCCTTTTGGAGTCGGCGCTCCAAAACTTTGAAATTCAGACGTTTGCCGTAGGCATCGCCTACATGGATATGCTGCCCCGGCCGCATGTCATACGCCTGCTTCAAAACCGAGCGTCCGCTCTGAAAGAATCGGCGGCATTTTTAACCACGCTGCCGACGGAAGAAATGCCAACCGATCCTTCGAAACATCCGGAACTGGTCGGATTGTGGAAAAACTATTTGGAAAGCGAAATTGCAAATACGCTCAGGCTGATTCACTCCATTGAATCAGGCAAATATGCGTTTGCAGACGAACAGCGAGGAGGGATAGAATCATGA
- a CDS encoding extracellular solute-binding protein, with product MAKLRFKAVCSLMGVIMLTGMLYGCGGGGADNGGGDTSGDKKTTLTILNNWNGSSGPDGDTTPVTQAIEEKTGIKMKIDYTKGSEVEKVNQIFATQDLPDIYTGPAWGGELDGIIKAAKEGQLVDLTDKIDKYPNLAKALAKENVPPALYEKGIGGIDGKKYMLYQNQPATGKDVNDWLYGFYVRKDIAEKVGVDPQAVKTKDDLYQFLKKIKDANLTENGMPVMPLGGFHDGWAVGIGNTMFYGTSYVDKGDGSLENVFFTKAYEDYTLYYRKLIAEGLLDPEVFTQTDPIANEKIKQGRIAVLAAHYPAILDASKDYVKSHPGTEYVPVGPLERAGAEPNRPVDLSIQGNNVTVITKNCKDVDAALKLLDFLASDEGFMLVRYGVEGVHWEKVDGKPKAKQEWFDKFYEDSTGKVKRNEGIGIGLENMTGLDRINSVGGGDIWADQDRLAAMDNARKILRPNGINIISAFNPGDVITKASNWETLKPSMDQMGDVWKQAIFAKSDQDALKVINDLRDQIKKTGYDEAMKYVNDQLKGKEVVKLGMPN from the coding sequence ATGGCTAAGTTGCGTTTCAAAGCGGTCTGTTCATTGATGGGGGTCATCATGCTGACCGGTATGCTGTACGGATGCGGCGGAGGTGGCGCAGACAATGGCGGAGGAGATACTTCAGGGGATAAGAAAACGACGCTGACGATTTTGAACAACTGGAACGGTTCATCCGGTCCGGACGGCGACACGACGCCGGTTACGCAGGCGATTGAAGAAAAGACGGGGATCAAAATGAAGATCGATTATACGAAAGGCAGCGAGGTAGAGAAGGTCAATCAGATTTTCGCTACGCAGGATCTTCCGGACATTTACACCGGACCCGCATGGGGAGGGGAGCTGGACGGGATCATTAAAGCAGCGAAGGAAGGACAACTGGTGGACCTCACCGATAAAATCGACAAATACCCGAACCTCGCCAAAGCGCTTGCCAAAGAAAATGTCCCGCCAGCGCTGTATGAAAAGGGAATTGGCGGTATCGACGGCAAAAAGTACATGCTGTATCAAAACCAGCCGGCGACCGGAAAAGACGTCAATGATTGGCTGTACGGTTTCTATGTGCGCAAGGACATTGCCGAAAAGGTGGGCGTAGACCCGCAAGCAGTGAAAACGAAGGATGATTTGTATCAATTCCTGAAAAAAATCAAGGATGCAAATCTGACGGAAAACGGCATGCCGGTCATGCCTTTAGGCGGATTCCATGACGGATGGGCGGTAGGGATCGGGAACACCATGTTTTATGGAACCAGCTACGTAGACAAGGGAGACGGAAGCCTTGAGAATGTGTTTTTTACCAAAGCCTATGAGGACTATACGCTGTACTACCGCAAACTGATTGCCGAAGGGCTGCTTGATCCGGAAGTGTTTACCCAAACGGACCCGATCGCAAACGAAAAGATTAAGCAGGGACGGATTGCCGTATTGGCCGCGCATTATCCCGCCATACTCGACGCGTCCAAAGATTACGTGAAGTCCCATCCGGGTACGGAGTATGTGCCGGTCGGCCCGCTGGAGCGGGCAGGCGCGGAGCCGAACCGTCCCGTGGACTTGTCGATTCAGGGCAATAACGTGACGGTCATTACGAAAAATTGCAAGGATGTCGACGCTGCGCTCAAGCTGCTGGACTTCCTCGCATCCGACGAAGGTTTCATGCTGGTGCGTTACGGCGTGGAGGGCGTGCATTGGGAAAAGGTCGACGGCAAACCGAAAGCGAAACAGGAATGGTTTGATAAATTCTACGAAGATTCGACCGGTAAAGTGAAGCGAAACGAAGGGATTGGGATCGGACTCGAAAACATGACCGGGCTGGACCGGATCAATTCGGTTGGGGGTGGAGATATTTGGGCGGATCAGGACCGCCTGGCCGCGATGGACAATGCGCGTAAAATATTGCGCCCGAACGGAATCAACATCATATCGGCTTTTAACCCGGGGGATGTCATTACCAAAGCTTCGAATTGGGAAACGCTCAAACCATCCATGGATCAGATGGGCGATGTTTGGAAGCAGGCGATATTCGCCAAATCGGACCAGGATGCATTGAAAGTGATTAACGATCTGCGTGATCAGATCAAAAAGACCGGCTACGACGAAGCGATGAAATATGTAAATGATCAGTTGAAAGGCAAGGAAGTCGTCAAGCTGGGCATGCCGAACTGA
- the rbsD gene encoding D-ribose pyranase, with the protein MKKQGILNSHISKVLADLGHTDMIVVADVGLPIPEGVKKIDLALTLGSPSFEETVNAIAADMEIEKVVIAEEMKTQNEEALHFIEDKFTGCAIENCPHEELKQLTRKAKAVIRTGEAKPFANIILQAGVYFG; encoded by the coding sequence ATGAAAAAACAAGGCATCCTGAACAGTCATATATCAAAAGTTTTGGCCGATTTGGGCCATACGGACATGATCGTCGTCGCCGACGTTGGACTTCCGATTCCGGAAGGGGTCAAGAAAATCGATCTGGCCCTGACGCTCGGTTCGCCAAGTTTTGAAGAAACCGTTAATGCCATCGCAGCCGATATGGAAATCGAGAAGGTGGTTATTGCGGAAGAAATGAAAACTCAAAATGAGGAAGCGCTCCATTTTATAGAAGATAAATTTACGGGATGCGCGATTGAAAATTGCCCTCACGAAGAGCTTAAACAATTGACACGCAAGGCCAAAGCCGTGATCCGCACAGGCGAGGCTAAACCGTTTGCAAATATCATTCTACAGGCAGGCGTCTATTTTGGTTGA
- a CDS encoding ArsR/SmtB family transcription factor — protein MEQSINPIEECDATCMGSEEELNQIKEGLIDDQAASQVADWFKAFSDPTRVKLIDALLQRELCVHDLTLLLGMGQSAVSHQLRYLRNLRIVKRRKEGKTVYYSLDDTHIEQIFVQTLQHTQHG, from the coding sequence ATGGAACAGTCCATCAATCCAATTGAAGAATGCGATGCAACCTGCATGGGCTCGGAAGAGGAGCTCAACCAAATCAAAGAAGGACTGATCGATGATCAAGCCGCCTCGCAGGTAGCCGACTGGTTTAAGGCTTTCAGCGACCCGACCCGCGTAAAACTGATCGATGCCCTGCTTCAGCGCGAGCTGTGCGTGCATGACTTGACGCTTCTGCTTGGCATGGGACAATCCGCCGTCTCGCACCAGCTCCGTTATTTGCGGAATCTCAGGATCGTTAAACGCCGCAAGGAAGGAAAAACCGTCTATTACTCGCTTGATGATACACATATCGAACAGATTTTTGTTCAAACCTTGCAGCACACCCAGCACGGGTAA
- a CDS encoding carbohydrate ABC transporter permease yields MRKRIFSTFDLFNYMMLILFGFLMIYPFIYILVYSLNDGKDSMLGALYFFPRKFTLDNYVQVFDNKQIWQAYKITILRTVIGTVLHVLLCTLMAYALSKKTLPGRTFFTFYIFLPTIFSAGFIPYFITLQKLHLINSFWVYVIPMLFNFMHIVIIRTFLQGIPEEIEESARIDGLNDFQIFMRIILPLSGPVIATISLFIGVAHWNDWFTGAYYVSNKNLIPVQTLLQQMLTEAEALSSAMQRAAQQGGQTINVNMAGATPESLRMALLVITVFPILCVYPFLQRYFVKGVMIGSVKG; encoded by the coding sequence ATGAGAAAACGTATATTTTCCACATTCGATCTTTTCAATTACATGATGCTGATTCTATTCGGCTTTTTGATGATCTATCCGTTTATCTACATTCTCGTTTATTCGTTAAACGACGGTAAAGATTCGATGCTGGGCGCATTGTACTTTTTCCCGCGCAAATTCACTTTGGACAATTACGTTCAAGTGTTTGATAACAAGCAAATTTGGCAGGCTTATAAAATTACGATTTTGCGTACGGTGATCGGAACGGTGCTGCATGTGCTGCTGTGCACGCTGATGGCATACGCGCTTTCGAAGAAAACATTGCCCGGACGCACGTTTTTCACTTTCTATATCTTTTTGCCGACGATTTTTAGCGCCGGATTCATCCCTTATTTCATCACGCTGCAAAAGCTGCACTTGATCAACTCGTTTTGGGTGTACGTGATCCCGATGCTTTTCAACTTTATGCATATCGTCATTATCCGTACGTTTTTGCAGGGGATCCCGGAGGAGATCGAGGAATCGGCGCGGATTGACGGATTAAATGATTTTCAAATATTCATGCGGATCATTTTGCCTCTGTCAGGTCCGGTTATTGCGACGATCTCGCTGTTTATCGGAGTGGCGCATTGGAATGACTGGTTTACGGGCGCTTATTATGTCTCGAACAAAAATCTCATTCCGGTTCAAACGCTTTTGCAGCAGATGCTGACCGAAGCCGAGGCGCTGTCATCGGCAATGCAGAGGGCGGCACAGCAGGGAGGACAAACCATCAACGTCAACATGGCCGGCGCAACGCCGGAATCACTCCGAATGGCGCTGCTTGTGATTACGGTGTTCCCGATTTTATGCGTGTATCCATTTCTGCAAAGGTATTTTGTTAAAGGAGTCATGATCGGATCGGTTAAAGGCTGA
- a CDS encoding PCYCGC motif-containing (lipo)protein — translation MLGKKTRMTILGVILSSMLLSACGAKEAGDSHESEPATVHVGEHQQLAANGDLQETTQGTDKLPAFLDALDPSLKTAYTTAASVKDILSSIPCYCGCGESAGHKSNLNCFIKDANEDGSVVWDDHGTRCGVCVDTATTVAELNKQGKSVKEIRAVIDGTYSTGKYAPPTPTPEVM, via the coding sequence ATGTTGGGGAAAAAAACACGGATGACCATACTCGGAGTGATTCTTTCAAGCATGCTGCTGTCGGCTTGTGGTGCGAAGGAAGCCGGTGATTCGCATGAATCCGAACCCGCGACGGTTCATGTAGGCGAGCATCAGCAGCTCGCGGCGAACGGCGATTTGCAGGAGACGACCCAAGGAACGGACAAGCTTCCGGCATTTTTGGATGCGCTGGATCCTTCACTCAAAACCGCATACACCACAGCAGCCAGTGTGAAGGATATTCTCAGCTCCATCCCCTGCTATTGCGGGTGCGGGGAAAGCGCAGGCCATAAAAGCAATCTGAATTGTTTTATCAAGGATGCCAATGAGGATGGAAGCGTCGTCTGGGATGATCATGGAACCCGCTGCGGCGTTTGCGTGGATACGGCAACGACAGTGGCCGAACTGAACAAACAGGGCAAATCGGTAAAAGAAATCCGTGCGGTTATTGACGGAACTTACTCCACGGGGAAATATGCGCCGCCTACGCCGACGCCCGAAGTTATGTAA
- a CDS encoding alpha/beta fold hydrolase, translating to MIQVELHDGNSIDVMIRGEGPALLLPVNPIPMEGAQAEEMRKWGADPALGYTLIQALGAKYRVVAFDYEGHVLQAPKPDTLTPDNIASDFLSIADAAGLEHFAYYGYSWLALSGFQLAIRTERLAALVMGGFPPINGPYEQMLKVTEATHRMSVDAQNQNQNNPNPEKQTGEDIDWSNVEVSMNEKQTRQFATLYRHLRQFDDRQAQARLTCPRLCFAGSEGKIAYGEKWGNVLVDIASPLIHQEEELRQAGWDVRVLDGLDHTGAMQAKYVLPILMPWLDVNLSEQ from the coding sequence ATGATTCAAGTGGAGCTGCATGATGGCAATTCAATCGATGTGATGATTCGAGGAGAAGGGCCAGCTCTGTTATTGCCCGTCAATCCGATTCCGATGGAAGGGGCTCAGGCGGAAGAGATGAGAAAGTGGGGGGCGGATCCCGCACTTGGATATACACTGATCCAGGCGCTTGGCGCAAAGTACCGCGTTGTCGCTTTCGATTATGAAGGGCATGTGCTGCAGGCACCCAAGCCCGACACTTTGACGCCTGACAACATCGCGTCCGATTTCTTATCGATTGCCGATGCAGCCGGGCTAGAGCACTTTGCTTATTACGGTTACTCCTGGCTTGCCCTAAGCGGTTTCCAGCTGGCAATCCGGACGGAACGTCTGGCGGCACTGGTCATGGGCGGCTTTCCGCCGATCAACGGTCCCTACGAGCAGATGCTGAAAGTTACGGAAGCGACCCATCGCATGTCGGTTGACGCTCAGAACCAGAACCAAAACAACCCCAATCCAGAAAAGCAGACAGGCGAGGATATCGATTGGTCCAATGTGGAAGTAAGCATGAACGAAAAGCAAACGCGCCAGTTCGCTACGCTGTATCGGCATTTGCGGCAATTCGATGATCGGCAAGCGCAGGCCCGTCTTACTTGTCCACGGCTTTGTTTTGCGGGCAGCGAAGGCAAAATCGCGTATGGTGAGAAGTGGGGAAATGTTCTGGTGGATATTGCGTCCCCGCTAATTCATCAAGAAGAAGAGCTGCGGCAGGCCGGTTGGGATGTTCGGGTTCTGGACGGTCTTGATCATACCGGAGCGATGCAGGCCAAATATGTTCTGCCAATTCTGATGCCTTGGCTGGACGTGAATTTGTCAGAGCAATAA
- a CDS encoding LacI family DNA-binding transcriptional regulator: MATIRDVAKHAGVSVATVSRVINETGYVHEDTRKKVETAIRELHYTPNEVARSLYKRKSRLIGLLLPDITNPFFPELARGVEDEMQENDFRIIFGNSDENANKEKEYIQTFVQNNVVGVIASTNHPDTDTYRKLGIPVVFLDRTADNRPSVYADGREGGRIAAHEMAARGSRQITVIQGPASIRTALDRYQGAVDMLSSQGIAFNVIQTTSFSFTEAGIWAKELFERYPDTDGVIASNDIVATAVLHEALRLGKKVPEDVQIIGFDDIPLSSLLTPALTTIRQPAYDMGRASAALLIQLLENENIDHRIIQMPVTFTERETTRKVEQYG, translated from the coding sequence ATGGCAACCATTAGAGACGTGGCGAAACACGCGGGCGTTTCGGTAGCTACCGTATCGCGGGTGATCAACGAGACAGGTTATGTGCATGAAGATACCCGCAAGAAGGTTGAAACCGCTATCAGAGAGCTGCACTATACGCCGAATGAGGTAGCAAGATCCTTATATAAGCGAAAATCCAGACTGATCGGTCTGCTTCTTCCGGATATCACCAACCCCTTTTTTCCCGAGCTTGCGCGCGGGGTGGAGGATGAGATGCAGGAGAATGATTTTCGGATTATTTTTGGCAACAGCGATGAAAATGCAAATAAAGAAAAGGAATACATCCAGACTTTCGTGCAAAATAACGTGGTTGGCGTGATTGCTTCTACCAATCATCCGGATACCGATACATACCGGAAGCTGGGAATTCCGGTAGTGTTTCTCGACCGGACGGCGGATAACCGTCCATCGGTATATGCGGATGGCCGCGAAGGCGGAAGAATTGCCGCCCATGAAATGGCTGCCCGCGGCAGCCGGCAGATCACGGTGATACAAGGTCCCGCCTCGATCCGGACGGCACTGGATCGTTACCAGGGTGCGGTTGACATGCTGAGCAGTCAAGGAATCGCCTTTAATGTGATCCAGACCACATCGTTTTCATTCACGGAAGCCGGAATCTGGGCGAAGGAACTGTTCGAGCGGTATCCCGATACCGACGGCGTTATCGCCAGTAACGACATCGTAGCGACAGCGGTGCTTCATGAAGCGCTCCGGCTCGGCAAAAAGGTGCCGGAAGACGTGCAGATTATCGGCTTTGACGATATTCCGCTCAGCAGCCTTCTGACCCCGGCGCTGACGACGATCCGGCAGCCTGCATATGACATGGGAAGAGCATCGGCAGCCCTTTTGATTCAATTGCTGGAAAATGAAAATATTGATCATAGGATTATTCAGATGCCCGTGACGTTTACGGAGCGGGAAACGACGAGGAAGGTGGAGCAATATGGCTAA
- a CDS encoding ABC transporter permease: protein MKSSLILKRVWRHKLFYLFMLPGIIWFFIFSYVPLYGLQVAFRDFTFVGGFTGSPWAGLKYFHQFFDYYQSTAIIRNTIIISLMKLLVGFPMPIILAILLNEVRNLKFKKTVQTLSYLPYFVSWIVVVTLMQRLLSMYGGPLNDLLGSFGVQPVQFMYNTTWFYPLILGSDIWKNIGWNSIIYMAAIAGIDQQLYEAAKIDGASRFRQIWHVTLPGIRNVAVILFILATGSLMSAGFEQLLLLNGPATANIGSVLDVHVITSGIQQGRLSYAAAVGLFQSGIALVLIVIVNWIARKVSDVSLF, encoded by the coding sequence ATGAAGTCGTCCCTGATTTTGAAAAGGGTATGGCGTCACAAGCTGTTTTATCTGTTCATGTTGCCCGGTATCATATGGTTTTTCATTTTTTCTTATGTTCCGCTTTATGGGCTTCAGGTCGCTTTCCGGGACTTTACGTTTGTCGGCGGCTTCACCGGCAGTCCTTGGGCGGGATTAAAGTATTTTCACCAGTTTTTCGATTATTACCAATCGACGGCGATTATCCGGAATACCATCATCATCAGCTTGATGAAGCTGCTTGTCGGTTTTCCAATGCCGATCATTTTGGCCATTCTCCTCAATGAAGTCCGCAATCTGAAGTTCAAAAAAACGGTCCAAACCTTATCTTACCTTCCTTACTTTGTCTCCTGGATCGTCGTCGTTACGCTGATGCAGCGTCTTCTCTCCATGTACGGGGGGCCGCTGAACGACCTGCTCGGCTCATTCGGCGTACAGCCTGTCCAATTCATGTACAACACAACCTGGTTTTACCCGCTCATCCTCGGTTCTGACATCTGGAAAAACATCGGCTGGAACTCGATCATCTATATGGCCGCCATCGCCGGCATCGATCAGCAGCTGTATGAAGCCGCCAAGATCGACGGCGCCAGCCGTTTTCGGCAAATCTGGCATGTGACGCTTCCGGGAATCCGCAACGTTGCGGTGATTTTGTTCATCCTTGCGACCGGAAGTTTGATGAGCGCCGGCTTTGAGCAGCTGCTTCTGCTAAATGGACCGGCAACGGCCAATATCGGCAGCGTGCTGGATGTTCACGTCATTACCTCGGGCATACAGCAGGGTCGCCTCAGTTACGCGGCCGCCGTCGGGCTGTTCCAAAGCGGCATCGCGCTCGTTCTGATCGTGATCGTGAACTGGATCGCCCGTAAAGTCAGCGATGTATCACTGTTTTAA
- a CDS encoding GerAB/ArcD/ProY family transporter yields MQENGRISLRQFSILVILFTVGDSILVLPSATAFEAKEDAWISTIMGVGFGLLVVCLFTVIARLNPEMNLVQFNNKILGKTLGTVLSLLFVFYFLLCAAANVREIGDFMTTQSMPETPIQAIHIIFLCIIVMAIRLGLETFARAGEIFFPGFVLFFILFILFLLPQVHFENIQPVLGEGFIPILRGSITSSTFSIVQLVVFFMIMPYVNQPKHILKSFTTGALIGGIALILLILLSILVLGADATASNMYPSYALAKKISIGKFLERIEAILSLMWFVTIFFKIILFFYGFTLGLSQIFKLKEYKVLAFPCAIFVMVLSLCIAPNITYYNNAIMWYWPFLDLTYSVLFPLLLLGVYVLRMKVFKPR; encoded by the coding sequence ATGCAGGAGAACGGAAGGATATCCTTACGGCAATTCTCAATCTTAGTTATACTGTTTACGGTTGGCGATTCGATCTTGGTGCTGCCGTCGGCTACGGCGTTTGAAGCGAAAGAAGATGCATGGATCTCTACCATTATGGGCGTGGGTTTTGGACTGCTCGTCGTTTGTTTGTTCACGGTCATCGCGAGGCTTAACCCCGAAATGAACTTGGTGCAATTTAACAATAAAATACTCGGGAAAACGCTGGGAACGGTATTGTCACTGTTGTTTGTATTCTACTTCCTGCTATGTGCGGCAGCGAATGTCAGGGAAATCGGTGATTTCATGACCACGCAAAGCATGCCGGAGACGCCCATACAGGCGATTCACATCATCTTTTTGTGTATTATCGTGATGGCCATAAGACTTGGACTCGAAACGTTTGCTCGGGCAGGGGAGATATTTTTCCCGGGATTCGTCCTGTTTTTTATCCTGTTCATCCTGTTTCTGCTGCCCCAGGTACATTTCGAGAATATTCAACCCGTTCTCGGTGAGGGGTTCATACCAATCCTTCGGGGTTCCATTACATCGTCTACATTCTCTATTGTACAGCTTGTTGTATTTTTCATGATCATGCCTTATGTCAACCAACCGAAGCATATATTGAAAAGCTTTACCACCGGTGCGTTGATCGGCGGTATCGCTTTGATTCTGTTGATTCTGCTCTCGATTCTCGTATTGGGGGCGGACGCAACGGCGAGTAATATGTATCCAAGCTATGCTTTGGCGAAAAAGATCAGCATAGGAAAGTTCTTGGAAAGGATTGAAGCGATCCTGTCCCTCATGTGGTTCGTCACCATCTTTTTTAAGATCATATTGTTTTTTTATGGCTTCACCCTGGGTTTAAGTCAAATATTCAAACTCAAGGAATATAAGGTATTAGCCTTCCCCTGTGCTATATTCGTCATGGTGCTTTCGTTATGTATTGCTCCGAATATCACTTACTATAATAATGCGATCATGTGGTACTGGCCATTTCTCGATTTGACCTACAGCGTGCTGTTTCCGTTATTGCTGCTTGGTGTATACGTACTTCGCATGAAGGTATTCAAACCGCGGTGA
- a CDS encoding substrate-binding domain-containing protein: MNMNARVPLYQKIQQYILDLIRTAGLRPGDRIPTEKELMQQFNVSKITVVKALSGLADEQIIDRVPGKGSFVGHGKQPSANDAAVAPLLSLKEKSPNPDQIAGLIGLVIPSILDYFGIRLINGVQTTLAKHGYRVMILLSEGDIGKEKEALKTLKAIGAEGILIFPIDEEHYNEEILSMKFNGYPFVLMDRFLPGVETDYIAADGKLGAELAVDYLWELGHRQIAICSDSPLQTVTVQERIEGYITALKNKGAMINPAHIITDFQIRSLKDAENHPLYRYMRNRMATAYITLNSKLGVQMYQLASQAGLDVPGDLSIISFDEPTSVVEEFSIFTHIKQFEYEIGCKAAMTLLDVIRSGGGQERKYSKILLKPELVSGQTTGKPPAVQ, translated from the coding sequence ATGAACATGAATGCGCGCGTACCTTTATATCAGAAAATACAACAATACATACTCGATCTCATACGTACCGCAGGACTTCGGCCTGGAGACCGGATACCGACGGAAAAAGAATTGATGCAGCAGTTTAACGTCAGTAAAATTACGGTTGTTAAGGCGCTCTCAGGCCTCGCGGACGAACAGATCATCGACAGGGTTCCAGGAAAAGGCAGCTTCGTCGGGCATGGGAAACAGCCGTCCGCAAACGATGCTGCCGTGGCTCCGCTGTTATCGTTGAAAGAAAAGAGCCCGAATCCGGATCAAATCGCCGGGCTGATCGGCCTGGTTATTCCTTCGATTCTCGATTATTTCGGGATCCGGCTTATCAATGGAGTACAGACAACCCTTGCCAAACACGGATACCGGGTGATGATCCTTTTGTCCGAGGGCGATATCGGAAAGGAGAAGGAGGCGCTAAAAACGCTAAAAGCGATTGGGGCCGAGGGCATTTTGATTTTCCCGATCGACGAGGAGCATTACAACGAGGAAATTTTGAGTATGAAGTTTAACGGATATCCGTTTGTGTTGATGGATCGTTTTTTGCCCGGGGTGGAAACCGATTATATCGCAGCGGACGGCAAGCTTGGCGCTGAGCTGGCTGTAGATTATCTATGGGAGCTCGGACACAGGCAGATTGCGATTTGCTCGGACTCCCCACTTCAGACCGTAACGGTGCAGGAGCGGATCGAAGGGTATATTACGGCTTTGAAAAATAAAGGCGCGATGATTAATCCGGCGCATATTATCACTGATTTTCAAATCCGCAGCTTGAAGGATGCCGAAAATCATCCGCTTTACCGGTACATGCGCAATCGCATGGCGACAGCGTACATTACCTTAAACAGCAAGCTTGGAGTGCAAATGTATCAGCTGGCCAGCCAGGCGGGGCTTGATGTTCCGGGCGATTTGTCGATTATCAGCTTTGACGAGCCGACATCCGTCGTGGAGGAATTCAGTATTTTTACGCATATCAAGCAGTTTGAATATGAGATCGGCTGCAAGGCCGCCATGACGTTGCTGGATGTCATCCGAAGCGGCGGGGGGCAGGAGCGGAAGTACAGCAAAATCCTGCTGAAGCCCGAACTTGTATCGGGGCAAACAACAGGCAAACCTCCGGCGGTGCAGTGA
- the rbsK gene encoding ribokinase — protein sequence MAKIIVVGSSSIDLVVTSSKRPGAGETVLGESFKTVPGGKGANQAVAAARLGAEVSMIGRVGDDAFAEQILNNFKHNGVCIDYVEPVTHMESGTAHIILAEGDNSIVVVKAANNEVTPEYIDRSMGAFDGADMVMIQQEIPVETVTHVSRACKQLGIPLLLNPAPARPLDEEVIENAAYITPNEHEAKILFASLSVSEALRKYPNKLFITEGSRGVRYFDGLNEVLVPSYKVEVVDTTGAGDTFNAAFAVALAEGKPIFESVRFANRAASLSVTKFGAQGGMPHRQEVEAQM from the coding sequence ATGGCTAAAATTATTGTAGTGGGAAGCTCATCGATTGATTTGGTCGTCACATCATCCAAACGTCCGGGAGCCGGTGAAACGGTTCTCGGCGAAAGCTTCAAAACCGTTCCCGGAGGCAAGGGCGCTAATCAGGCCGTCGCCGCAGCGCGCCTCGGCGCCGAAGTGTCCATGATTGGACGCGTGGGAGATGACGCTTTTGCTGAGCAAATTTTGAACAATTTTAAGCACAATGGAGTTTGTATCGACTATGTGGAACCGGTTACACATATGGAGAGCGGAACTGCGCACATCATATTGGCTGAGGGGGATAACAGTATTGTTGTTGTTAAAGCGGCCAATAATGAAGTAACGCCGGAATATATCGATCGCTCCATGGGAGCTTTTGACGGGGCGGATATGGTGATGATTCAACAGGAAATCCCGGTGGAAACCGTGACCCATGTCAGCAGAGCGTGCAAGCAGCTTGGCATTCCTTTGCTGCTGAATCCGGCGCCGGCCCGTCCGCTTGATGAAGAGGTGATCGAAAATGCCGCATACATTACGCCAAATGAACATGAAGCGAAAATATTGTTTGCATCACTAAGCGTTTCCGAGGCGCTGCGCAAATATCCGAACAAGTTATTTATCACTGAAGGCAGCAGGGGGGTCCGTTATTTTGACGGCTTAAACGAAGTGCTCGTTCCGTCCTATAAGGTGGAAGTAGTGGATACAACAGGCGCGGGAGACACCTTTAACGCCGCTTTCGCCGTTGCGCTTGCTGAGGGCAAACCGATTTTCGAGAGCGTCCGTTTCGCGAACCGCGCAGCTTCTTTGTCCGTAACGAAGTTTGGAGCGCAGGGCGGCATGCCGCACCGTCAAGAAGTGGAGGCGCAAATGTAA